The Amycolatopsis umgeniensis DNA segment CGGGTCGCTGCGGATCGTCGAGGCGGCGGCCGTGTTCACCGCGGCCAACGCGTTCATCGTGGCGCTCTCGGTCTACCTGCACACCGGGGCCCGGTCGCCGCGTTCGCTGTTCGGCAGCGGTGACGACAACCTGCTGGAAGTCACCACACTGGTGCTCGGGACCTCGACCGCGCTGGGCATTGTGCACGCGCCCGCGCTCGTCCCGTTCGTCCTGCTGCCGGTGCTGGTGCTGCACCGCAGCGTGCTGGTGCGGCAGCTCGAGATCGCGGCGAACATCGACGGCAAGACCGGCGTGCTCAACGCGCACGCGTGGCATCTGCTGAGCGAGCGGGAACTTTCGTCGGCGGCCAGGGCGAAGAGCAAACTCGGCGTGCTGATGCTCGATCTCGACCACTTCAAGCAGGTCAACGACGTCTACGGCCACCTCGCGGGCGACGTCGTGCTCAAGGTCGTCGCGACGACGATCTCCGAGCATGTACGCGACTACGACTCCGTCGGGCGCTTCGGCGGCGAAGAGTTCGTCGTGCTCCTGCCCGGAGCGACGGAGACCGAGGTGATCCCCGTGGCCGAGCGGGTCCGGCAGGCGGTGATGGACATCGAGGTCGAGGTCGGGACGGCTTCGGGACCGCGGACCGTGCGGGGGCTATCGGTGTCGATCGGTGTCGCGGTCTACCCGTCCGGCGGGACCGTGCTGGAGCGGCTGCTGCACGTGGCCGATTCCGCGCTCTACCAGGCGAAGCGGAACGGCCGGAACCGCGTCGTCTCCCTCGCCGCCGCCTGACCCGCCCGCGTTTGGTGTCGCGAAAGCCACTTTCGGGACATCAGACGTCCCGAAAGTGGCTTTCGCGACACCCGAGACCGTGCCTGATCAGGACCGAGGGGCGTCCTTCGTGGCTGACCGGTCCGGTCACGACAGACGGACCGCCGAAGACGTGAGGGGTGTGTGGAAATAGGGACATCCAACGTCCCTATTTCCACACACCCCTCACCGACCACATCGAGTGGCCACTGGAAACGCGTCGCCGTGGCCACCGGACCAGCCCGCGTTTAGTCCTCTGGATGCGGTACTACCGCATCCAGAGGACTGAACGCGACGAGGTCAGTCGGTGTCCATCGCGTTGGGATCCTTCTTCTTGCCGGTGTCGAGAGGACCGAAGCCGCCGGCGTCCAGCTTGTCCCAGTCCTCCTTGGTCGGCGTCTTGTAGGTCGCGTCGTGGATGTCCTTGAGGTCGTCGTCGTAGGACCGCTTCACCTGATCCGGCCACTCGCCGTCCCGGACGGCGTCCCGGGTCAGGTGCAGTTCCCGGCGGTCGAGATCCGACAGCGGCGGGGTGGTCGCGGTCGTCCCGGGGCCGGTCGAGTAGGTGAGGCCCTTCCCGCTGGCGTGCGCGTCGTCGATCATCTTGTGGTACGAGTCGTCCGCGATCTTGCCGTCGAGGGTGTTGTTGGTGTCCTTGAACGGCTTTTGGAAGGCGTAGTCGAGCTGGTTGAGCTGGATCGCGGTGTTCGGGTCGCCCGCCTCGATCGCGTTGCGCTCGGCATCGCGGTAGGACTTGCCGGTGAAGCCGGACCCGCCCTCGGTGCCCTTGTTGCCGGTGCCCTGGTGCGAGGCGTGCGCGGGTTTGGCCTCCTGGTAGGCCCAGGCGTGGTTCTCGATGTCCTTCTGGGCGTGGCTCGAACCCCGCGCGCCGCCACTGCCGCGGCCGATCGCCTCGTAGGGGATCGGGTGCTCGGACTCGTGGGACTGCCCGGAGACCTTCTCCCGGCCGTCGGCCTTGAGTTCGTTGTCGTACTTCCCCGTGAGCCGGTTCTGCTCGCGCTTCTTCGCGCCGTGCGTGCCGTCGGCGTAGCTCTGCGGCGGACGCCGCGGCTTCTTCGGTCCCGGCGTCGGCGTCGGCTTGGTGACCCGGTTGCCCGGCGACCTCTTCTTCTTGGCGGCGGCCTTGGCGATCGCCTTGGGGCATGGGCCTGTCTGAGGCTTCGTCGCGACGAGACCGAGCGGGTCGATCATGTCCGTGGGGTTGCCGACGTAGGCCAGCGAGTCCGACGCCGGTTCGAGGCCGAGCGGGTCGTGCGAGAGGTACCGCCCGGTGTCCGGGTCGTAGTAGCGCTTGAAGTTGTAGTGCAGCCCGGTTTCCGGGTCGTGGTACTGACCGGGGAAGCGCAACGGCGTGTACGCCTGCCCCGGCGGCGAAAGCACCTTGCCCCACAACGACGTGTGCAGATGCCAGGCGACGTTGCCCGCTTCGTCGAGCAGTTCGCTCGGCGAGCCGACGAGATCGGTGACGATGGCGTGGAAGCGGGCGTCCTGTCCCGGGATCCGTTCGATCTGGGTGATCGGCCGTTCCGTGCCCGGTTCCCAGTCCCAGACGACGGCGGTGCCGCCTCGAAGCTCCTCGGCGAGGTTCGAGCCGTCCCAGACGAAGTCGATCTGTTCGAGGATCCGGCCGTGGAGGTCGAGGTGCTGTTTCGCGATCCGCCGCCCGAGCGCGTCGTAGTGGTAGAGCCACCGCTCGCCCTCGGGCGTGACAACACCGGTCAGCCGGTCGTCGGAGTTCCACTGGTAGGACCAGTCACGCCCGAGTTTGCGCCGGGCGATCGTGCGGCCTTCGGTGTCGTGCAGGTACGACGTCGAACCGGCTCCGGTCACCAGGGTGCCCTGGTAGTGCCGCGGTCCGACGGCGGGATCCGCGCCGGGCCAGCCCGCCTGCGTGATCGCGCCGGCGAGGTTGTAGCCGTAGCTCTCGCGCCAGCCCTGCCCTTGGACGTCGACGACCCGGCCCGCGCGGTCCACCCGCAGCGAACGCGGTCCCGAGATCAGGTCCGAGATCGACGAGACGAGCCCGTCCCGCAGGTAGCCGTACTCGCGGTGCTGAACGACACCCCGGCCACTGGAAACGGTCTGGGAGGTCAGCCTGTCCGAAGCGTCCCAGCCTTGGCGCAGCTCGACAGGCGTGCCCTCCAGCCGTCGCAGCACTTCCCGGCCGGAGGGGTCGTATTCGAAGCGCAGGGTGCGTCCGGCGGTCCGCAGCGCGACAGGACGGTTCGCGGCGTCGTAGGCGAAGAACGACTCGGCGCCCGACGGGGTGCGGCGGCTGACCCGGCGGCCCGCGGCGTCGTACTCCGAGAGGACGGCCCTGCCGTTCAGGGATTCCGCGACGATCCGGCCCAGCGCGTCGTAGGCGATGGTGACCTCGGAATGCGCGTTGCGCGCCGAGGTCATCCGGTCGGCCGCGTCGTAGGTGAACGTGGCGACGTCGTCGCCCGCCCGGCGGCTGACGACCCGGCCGAGCGCGTCGCGTTCGATGGCGACCGTCTGGCCGAGACCGTTGGCGCGCAACATCAGTTGCCCCGCCGCGTCGTAGCCGTAGTGGGTGGTGCGGCCGTTGAAGTCGGTTTCGCTGATCAGGTTCCCGGCGGGATCGTATTCGTAGTGCCAGGAAAGGCCGTGTTCGTTGGTGACCGACACCAGCCGAAGCTCGGTGTCGTAGGAGTAGGACAGCCGATCGCCGTCCGGGCCGATTTCGGCGGTGGGCAGGTCGAATTGCGAGTACTCGGTGCGCACCGAGAGCCCGCGGGCGTCCACCGTTTCGTCGCTGGAGCCCTCGGTGGTGCGGTTCCAGCGCCATACGGAGCCGTCGGGTTCGATCTGCTCGGCGATCTCACCGAAGCCGTCCCACTTCATCCTGGTGACCTCGCCGAGCGGGTCGGTGACCGAGCTGGTCTGCCCGAACTCGTCGTAGGTGAACCGCGTGACGCCGCCGAGCGGATCGGTGACGGAGACCGGCAGGCCCGCCGCGTCGGACTCGATCAGCGTGACCCCGCCGAGCGCGTCGGTCACGACCGCGACGTTGCCCGCTTCGTCGTATCCGTAGGTGGTGGTGGCGCCGGTCGGATCGGTGGCGCGGACGACCTTCCCGCGCGCGTCGTACTCGCGGCGCCAGACCGCGCCGTCCGGTCCGGTCATGCTGGTCCACCGGTTCAGCGCGCTGTATTCCGCGAGCGCGCGGCCGCCGTCCGGCTGGATCACGGTGACGACGTTGCCCTCGTCGTCCATTTCCCACCGCGTCGTGCGGCCGAGGGCGTCCGTGCGGCTGAGCAGTTTGCCGAAGACGTCGAGTTCGTACCGCGTGGTGTTGCCCAGCGGATCGGTCTCCGCGACGACGCGGTGCAGTTCGTCCAGCTGGTAGCGGGTGACGTGGCCGAGCGAGTTCGTGACCGACGTGACCAGGTTTTCCCGGTCGTACTCGATGTCGACGTCGAGGAAGCCGCCGGTGCCCTGCGCGCGGACGACGCGGCCTTCGGAGTCGAAGCCGTACCCGTACGAGCGCCCGTTGACGTCCTCCCAGCGCACGATGCGGCCCGCGGCGTCATAGGTGAACCGCAGTGGCGAACCGGCGCCGTCGACGATCTCGACCAGACGGCGCCGCTCGTCGTACCGGTAGCTCTGGATCGCGGTTTCCGCGCCGGGCAGGCGAAGCGCGGTGACGAGACCGTCCTTCGACTCGACGAGCAGGCGGTATCCCGCGGTGTGCTCCAGTTCGCGGGGGACGCCGTTGTCGTCGTAGCGCAGGAAGATCCGGTGGCCGTCGCCGACCGCGATCCCGCGCAGCGGAAGCGTGTCCCCGTCGCCGGAGAAGAGCAGCATTCCGTCCGGAGTGGACACGACGTAGCCGTGGTCCACTTTGGACAGTGCGAGCCGCTGTCCGAAAGCCGGGTAGACGGGGGCGTCGGACAACGGGACCGGGTACGTCAGCAGCGACCCGTCGGCGAGCGCGAGATGCAGGCCGTCGTCCTCGACCTCGATCCGCTGGTCCAAAGTGGACGCCCACGACGAACCGAAGAACCGGCCGAGCGAGTACGACGACAGATGCGTCCGCGAAACGGTTAGCGGCAGGACACCGGCGAACACGACGTCGTCCTGTGTCAGCATCATCGAGCCGGTCGCGACGTCGACAGGGTCACCGCAGTCGGGGCGCTTCTTGGGCGGGACCCCGTTGCCCGGATCGTTGTTGTTGTTCTTGATCCGGTTGTCCGGCTCCGGTTTGGGGGCGCCGCGGTCCTTGGGCGGAGGTGGTGGGCTCCCGGACGGCGTGGTCGGCCCGTCCGGGGTCTCGTTCTTCGGCGGAGGCGGCGGGTCGTTCTTCGGAGGCGGTGGCGGCGGATCGTTCTTCGGCGGTGCGCCGGACGGCGACGTGCCGCCGCCCTTGTCGCCGTCGGGGCTGCCCTTGGGTGTCGTGCCTTCGTCCAGCTTCTTCGGCTTGGGCCCGGGCGCGCCCTTTCCGGGCTGCAACTTCTTCATCGCCTTGGCCGCGTCGGCGAACAGGTCGTCCGCTCGCTTGAGCAGCGGCATGAGCGCTTTGAGCGCCTTGACGGTCTTCTTCGTCAGG contains these protein-coding regions:
- a CDS encoding RHS repeat-associated core domain-containing protein; translation: MGNPLVADVKDSTKAYTGSSLLESAFDLKSAIESGDWASVALGAVGTALDALSMAMDPFGAILANGVGWLMEHVGPLKEALDALTGNADEINANAETWKNIATELGAVGADLAGMVSADLQSWTGISADTYRDRAKDTATLLEAAKEGCEGASSGVKTAGEVVAAVRALVRDIIAELIGHMISWALQVLFTLGIGLTWVVPQVVNAVAKTASKIANLTKKTVKALKALMPLLKRADDLFADAAKAMKKLQPGKGAPGPKPKKLDEGTTPKGSPDGDKGGGTSPSGAPPKNDPPPPPPKNDPPPPPKNETPDGPTTPSGSPPPPPKDRGAPKPEPDNRIKNNNNDPGNGVPPKKRPDCGDPVDVATGSMMLTQDDVVFAGVLPLTVSRTHLSSYSLGRFFGSSWASTLDQRIEVEDDGLHLALADGSLLTYPVPLSDAPVYPAFGQRLALSKVDHGYVVSTPDGMLLFSGDGDTLPLRGIAVGDGHRIFLRYDDNGVPRELEHTAGYRLLVESKDGLVTALRLPGAETAIQSYRYDERRRLVEIVDGAGSPLRFTYDAAGRIVRWEDVNGRSYGYGFDSEGRVVRAQGTGGFLDVDIEYDRENLVTSVTNSLGHVTRYQLDELHRVVAETDPLGNTTRYELDVFGKLLSRTDALGRTTRWEMDDEGNVVTVIQPDGGRALAEYSALNRWTSMTGPDGAVWRREYDARGKVVRATDPTGATTTYGYDEAGNVAVVTDALGGVTLIESDAAGLPVSVTDPLGGVTRFTYDEFGQTSSVTDPLGEVTRMKWDGFGEIAEQIEPDGSVWRWNRTTEGSSDETVDARGLSVRTEYSQFDLPTAEIGPDGDRLSYSYDTELRLVSVTNEHGLSWHYEYDPAGNLISETDFNGRTTHYGYDAAGQLMLRANGLGQTVAIERDALGRVVSRRAGDDVATFTYDAADRMTSARNAHSEVTIAYDALGRIVAESLNGRAVLSEYDAAGRRVSRRTPSGAESFFAYDAANRPVALRTAGRTLRFEYDPSGREVLRRLEGTPVELRQGWDASDRLTSQTVSSGRGVVQHREYGYLRDGLVSSISDLISGPRSLRVDRAGRVVDVQGQGWRESYGYNLAGAITQAGWPGADPAVGPRHYQGTLVTGAGSTSYLHDTEGRTIARRKLGRDWSYQWNSDDRLTGVVTPEGERWLYHYDALGRRIAKQHLDLHGRILEQIDFVWDGSNLAEELRGGTAVVWDWEPGTERPITQIERIPGQDARFHAIVTDLVGSPSELLDEAGNVAWHLHTSLWGKVLSPPGQAYTPLRFPGQYHDPETGLHYNFKRYYDPDTGRYLSHDPLGLEPASDSLAYVGNPTDMIDPLGLVATKPQTGPCPKAIAKAAAKKKRSPGNRVTKPTPTPGPKKPRRPPQSYADGTHGAKKREQNRLTGKYDNELKADGREKVSGQSHESEHPIPYEAIGRGSGGARGSSHAQKDIENHAWAYQEAKPAHASHQGTGNKGTEGGSGFTGKSYRDAERNAIEAGDPNTAIQLNQLDYAFQKPFKDTNNTLDGKIADDSYHKMIDDAHASGKGLTYSTGPGTTATTPPLSDLDRRELHLTRDAVRDGEWPDQVKRSYDDDLKDIHDATYKTPTKEDWDKLDAGGFGPLDTGKKKDPNAMDTD
- a CDS encoding GGDEF domain-containing protein, yielding MLRSNYEITEFVRFGSLLGLAFLQAELSRSVERLRRTLCDRPHINMTSVWTFAGVLVLPSGLALALGLLIYLHLWLRVWRGMSHRPAYRVVYCAAAIVLSCLASGVIVAGWNGLPVGFTGSLRIVEAAAVFTAANAFIVALSVYLHTGARSPRSLFGSGDDNLLEVTTLVLGTSTALGIVHAPALVPFVLLPVLVLHRSVLVRQLEIAANIDGKTGVLNAHAWHLLSERELSSAARAKSKLGVLMLDLDHFKQVNDVYGHLAGDVVLKVVATTISEHVRDYDSVGRFGGEEFVVLLPGATETEVIPVAERVRQAVMDIEVEVGTASGPRTVRGLSVSIGVAVYPSGGTVLERLLHVADSALYQAKRNGRNRVVSLAAA